CTGCAGACCCGGGTGcggtgctgcagctcctgccatcaAAGGAACAGCGGTGCTCGAGGGCTTTTCCCGGTTCGGCTGCGAGCACTCCAACTGCCCTAAACCCATAAAAACCCCCTGACCTGCCCTGCGGTAGTGACCCGCTCCCCAGCCCACCAAAGGGGCGGCCGATCGGCAAGACAAGGCGCATTTTCTCGTGAGCATTATTGGGAAAAACGCCGATAAATGGCTCACGGCTTCGGCTCCCGGCGGCCCCTCGGCCTGCCAGGGAGCGAGGTCGCGGTACGAACGGCGCTGCTGCGGGAGCCCCCCGCGCCGCCAGGGCTGGGGGGTCACGGCAGGAGcggcgaggggggggggggggggggggggggggggggggggggggggggggggggggggggggggggggggggggggggggggggggggggggggggggggggggggggggggggggggggggggggggggggggggggggggggggggggggggggggggggggggggggggggggggggggggggggggggggggggggggggggggggggggggggggggggggggggggggggggggggggggggggggggggggggggggggggggggggggggggggggggggggggggggggggggggggggggggggggggggggggggggggggggggggggggggggggggggggggggggggggggggggggggggggggggggggggggggggggggggggggggggggggggggggggggggggggggggggggggggggggggggggggggggggggggggggggggggggggggggggggggggggggggggggggggggggggggggggggggggggggggggggggggggggggggggggggggggggggggggggggggggggggggggggggggggggggggggggggggggggggggggggggggggggggggggggggggggggggggggggggggggggggggggggggggggggggggggggggggggggggggggggggggggggggggggggggggggggggggggggggggggggggggggggggggggggggggggggggggggggggggggggggggggggggggggggggggggggggggggggggggggggggggggggggggggggggggggggggggggggggggggggggggggggggggggggggggggggggggggggggggggggggggggggggggggggggggggggggggggggggggggggggggggggggggggggggggggggggctgccggcGCGGGTATATAAGGGAGGCGCAGGCGGTGCCCGGATCTCTTCCGCCGCCATTTTCTGCCGGGCGCAGGTCTCCGTAGTCTCCGCCGCTCGCACGAGCACCCCCGCCACCCTCGCCCCGCCATGGAGGACGCGACCGAGATGAGCGGCGGCCAGGAGGAGTTCGCCGAGGGCTCCAAGATCAACGCGAGCAAGAACCAGCAGGACGACGGGTAGGGCCGGGGACGTGGCGGGGGGGAGCTGTGGGGGAGTAGCGCGGCCATCTCCGCCCCCCGCCCCGCGGCTCGGGGGGGCGGCTCGGTGCTGGCGGGAGCGCGGCCTTGCCTTCGCTTCCCTTCCCGCGGCATGGCCGCGCCCGCCTTTGTGTCCCGGGCGGGTGACCCAGTTTCCGCGGGGCGGGGACACAAACGGGGGGGCCGATCGGGGCCGTGACGTCACCGGCGGCCTGTGGGGGCGCGGGGGGGCTCCCCCGGCGCTccctcaggggggggggggggggggggggggggggggggggggggggggggggggggggggggggggggggggggggggggggggctcccccgGCGCTCCCTCACCCCTATCCCTATTTCTGCCCTCCAGGAAAATGTTCATCGGAGGCCTCAGCTGGGACACCAGCAAGAAGGACCTGACGGAGTATCTCTCGCGGTTCGGCGAGGTTGTGGATTGCACCATCAAAACAGACCCGGTCACTGGAAGGTCGCGGGGGTTTGGGTTCGTGCTCTTCAAGGATGCTGCCAGCGTGGAGAAGGTGCGTGCTTTTCCTGCCGACCGATGGCACGAAGCCAGCTTGAGTAGCTGTAGCCATCTGAGACTTTGTTCCTTTGTCTGCTTTTTAGGTGTTGGAACTGAAGGAACACAAACTGGATGGGAAGTTAATAGATCCTAAAAGGGCAAAAGCGCTGAAAGGGAAGGAGCCACCCAAAAAAGTGTTTGTTGGTGGGCTGAGTCCAGATACATCTGAAGAACAGATTAAGGAGTACTTCGGTGCTTTTGGCGAGGTATAGTATACTGGCGTATAAGAGCACCTCTGGTTCTTAAGTGTAGTCCTGCCTCTCTCTTCAAGAATTTGTGAGGAGGGAGTTGACCAAAACTAGAGGTAGTTAAATCTGTATGTTGATGATTTCTTAAGATTGTAGTGGCCTGATTTATAGCTGCCAGAAGCAGTCTGCATAGATTCTGCACTGCCAGATAGTTTCTGGTGGCTTGAAAAGTTGCTTGCAGATTTCACGCATTGCTTATATTCATTTTGATTCCAGATTGAAAATATTGAACTTCCCATGGACACGAAGACGAATGAAAGGAGGGGCTTCTGTTTTATCACGTACACAGATGAAGAGCCAGTAAAGAAGTTACTAGAGAGCAGATACCACCAGATTGGTTCAGGCAAGGTGGGAAAACTCTTCTTCTTAGCACGTGAAATCTGTCTCTACAGGCTTCTGTGAAAGCATTCAAAATGCTCTTTGAATTCTTGATAAGTTAAAGGATTTCTGTCCCTACAGTGTGAGATCAAAGTAGCACAGCCCAAAGAGGTgtacagacagcagcagcagcagcagaaaggagggaaaagcaatTCTTCTGGTGGACGTGGAGGCGGAAGGGGGCGTGGACGGGGTGAGTGTTTTCAGTGGTTCTATTAATGTAAGTACTTTCCTAACACTCAGGTGTTGTAGATATTCTAGTTTGAAGGCTGTGTGCAGATCTCATGTTTAAATCAAATGTGTAAAGTAGCCTGTTAGCAAGTGGTGTTCTGGTGGTTATGGTTGCTTGGTGAAGTTGAGTAATCTCCTCTTGCTCTGCTTGCATTCAAGTGGTGAAGGGGCAAGGTGGATGTGGGGTGCTTTTGTACACCCTTAGTGGACAGTGTAGCCAGCGCAGTTACACTTTCACATGAAAGGGATACACTCGGTTGGCCCGTGGAAGAagccaggagctgtttgctAAGGACTGGGGtggtcactgctgctccttcaaATGGATCAGAAGGAATCAGCTGTTATGTTACAGGCTAATGCATCTCAATCTTTAAAGGCCAAGCAGTCACAACTCACATCTTGCAGTAAGGCTCGTCCTGTGCTGTCACTTGGTGCTCAGGCAGTTACCGATTATTCTAGAAAGTTAGATGAAGGGGCACAGGAGAGGAGTAAAATAAGTTTTGAAACTTACACTTGTTGTACTTGGTTTCAGGTCAGGGACAAAACTGGAACCAAGGATTTAATAACTATTATGATCAAGGCTATGGGAATTACAACAGCGCTTACAGTGATCAGAGCTACAGTGGCTATGGAGGCTACGACTACTCTGGGTACAACTATCCCAACTATGGATATGGGCCGGGATACACAGATTACAGTGGTAAGTGCTTTTGTCCTCATTCCCGATAACAAGAGCATGCATCCCCTCTCTGGAGCATTGCTCTTGCTCAGCCCATGGCTCTGAAGATGAGATCTCTTggtgtgctgctgtgtgtgaagTCTCCTGAGGCTGGATGCTAACGCTTGTGGGTTCTGTTTTTCCCCCTGTCACCTCCAGGCCAACAAAGCACGTATGGGAAGGCGTCCCGTGGCGGCGGCAACCACCAAAACAACTACCAGCCGTACTAAAGCAGTACCTAGTACCTGACAAACAGGTGTGTACATGAGCACGAGCTCCACTCCCACTACCTCTAATCTAATTTAAAGATCAATAGACAAACGAAGAGTAAAAACTTGCCTAGCATGACTTTTCCTTTAATTAAGCTTTTGTTaacttaaaaaatacttttttttttaaaaccagcttTGCCTACGTGTCTATAGATCTTTAACTTTGTAAAAATGTGACTTTATCTTCTTTAGTACTTCAGAAAAACATAAGAGTTTTTCTGGTTTGCGTTGTGTACCAGGTGATCTAGAGGAATAATTAAACTTATTAGAAGTATTAACAGGTAAAGTACTGAAATGGGTACAACTTAAGGAAAACAAGAATGTTGTCTTCTAACTCTGACATTATACCTTGTTTGTACCCGCCAGCGGGAACTTCATTGCAGGCCGTGTGTCACCCTGACCACGTCTATCTCTGGGGTCGCACGTTGCAGGCAGAGCGCAAGGCATACACCAGAAAACGCTGTCCTGTGGTATGGTCTCTTCCAACTTCATGTACCAGCGTAAAGATTAAAGTGGAAAACTTCAGactttggcttctttttttaatcttttttggAGATTAAGTGTCTTTAACTTAAATGGTTTTTTACAGGAGTTAAAGTACATAAATGCCTTTACAGCTTAATCATTTGGTCTTCTGTTTAGTGTTGTATTTCAATTGTGGAACCTCATTTTAAATGTGCATTCTTTAAGATTTTaatgcttgcttttttctttttatagctAATAGTGAAATCTGCAAACCAAAACGAACTTTTAAATCTGGATAAACATTAAAGATCATATGCATATGGACTGTCTGAACTGAAGTGACCTGACTTGTGTTGCACATAAGTCGTTAAGTTGTATAAACAAATAATCAGAAAGCCTTTTGGCAGTGTTTCCAATGGAAAAGAATGTGATCCAGAGCCTGCTTGCTTGTCTAAATTGGATGGTTGTTGTTTTGAGCAGTCTCCTAGATGGGCTGAATGGcaatatttgggaaaataaattactgatgGGTAACTAAACAAACCTCTTTTGTTACCTTAATAAATATGCATATGATCTTTAACAGTGAAGAAAGGAATATATAGAAGACTTAAAGCAGTTCATGAAAATGGACCTTTTAACAATCCTGTAGTAACTGTCACAGATCTGACATGCattttgtcttgattttttaGGTAGAGATACTGCAACAAAAAGCCATCTTGCAACGCATCGTGAGCGAATGGAGGGTGGTCTTCGTGAGAGGAAATGACTATTTTGTAAAAGACTTTTAGTGTATGACACAACTGTGTCCAACTGTACATAGCGGCCGACTAGTTTTCTTTTATggtttttactttctttttgcCATTCATGTTATGACACAATGTGGACTTGTGTTTATACAAACTTTATTTGTATAATTTCATGTTAAAAGATTCTCTAATAAATGCTTACTTAAGTGAGTGTGTATTCTTGCTGTCACCTTAAAGTGGCATAACTATAGTTTTGCTTGGATAGAAGGGCAGGTACCTCTCTGGAGATCAGGGTTACTGTGAGAGCAGATCCATACAGCCCCTTCTTCCTCCCGATCTGTCCTGACAGCACCAGAGTGCTTGGAAGGAGCATCACTCTGGCAGATGGCAgagtcctgccctgccctctgcagcaaCGAGGAGATAGTGGTCTGTGGCACAGTGGTGCCAATTTTGTACATCTCAGGAGGGAGCTAGAGCTATAGCAGCACTTTTTTAATGCTGATAGCACTGCTGGAGGAGTTGGAGCTTTCCAAGGTTTTTCAAACACTTAAAACCTCAAGTATTCTACGACCTGGATTATTTACTTTCCTACACTGTTTATTTCTATTCCAGTTGCAAGCAGCAGATTACAAGTGCTTGAACTTTAGGGTCAGCAACTATCTTCTGTACAACTTGATACAAGTTATGTGCTGTAAGTACTCTTCTCACCTGGATCAGAAAACAGATTTCCCATCCAGTGCACACTAGCGAGCAAGACCTAAAAGCCTGAGTGCCTGATTGCTGAAGAAGAAACGCTGAATTAACCCAGCACGTTTCTGGATCAGGAGAGTGATTGCAATGAGTAAAGGAGTATGTGCATTTTGTCTGAGGCAAAAGCATTGTAGCAGTCTGCCTGAAGATTTGATGTTTCGCAGCACAAATACCTAGTCAAGTATCAAAATTAGCCTTGCTTGTTAAAGCTCACTGATGTCACTGACTACCAACTAAAGAATCAGCACGAAGCCACAGCACTGTGAGTTTATCTGCTGCTTTCATGAGTGCAGCTGGATCTGGCACTGTCCTCCACAGAAACTGAAGGGTTGAGGGAGACTTGTGCCACAAGGCTGTGGCGTCGTTGCTACGGTGGTTCGTTAATACACAAAATCCTGCCAAGAGCCAAGTTTTCCTTCAATCCGTGCTCCTCCCGCTCTACTTGGCCCTggtgcagtgcagctggagTAGCGTGTCCAGGCCTGGGCTCCTCGGCACAAGGAAGGCAGGGGGCTCCTGGAGAGGGTGCAGTGGAAGGCCGCAGAGATGATgggggggctggagcatctctctttgGAGGAGAGACTGcgggagctgggcctgttcagtctggagaagacaAGGGGATCTCAGCAATCACataaatatctcaaaggcaggtgccaagaggatggtgccaggcatttttcagtgctgcccagtgacaggacagggagcaaTGGCCACAGACTAAAACACAAGTTCCACTTAAACCTGAGGCAGGACTTCTTTACtttgggggtggcagagcactgaacagtttcccagggaggttgtggagaCCCTCTCTGGAGCCATTCCAAACCCACCCCGACATGTTCCTGTGCCACCCGCTCCAGTGGCCCTGCCTTGGGCGGGGGTTGGACTGGACAATGTCCAGAGCCCCGTCCATCCCTACCGATCCGTGAGCGTCCCTGTCGCCCCCCCGCCCCTGCACTCtccgggccgggccgggccgggccggagCTCCCCCCGCTCCCTCACGGCTCCCCGGGGGCGGCGTCACGTGTCCCGCCCGCCGCGCTCCTTccggccgcggggggggggggggggggggggggggggggggggggggggggggggggggggggggggggggggggggggggggggggggggggggggggggggggggggggggggggggggggggggggggggggggggggggggggggggggggggggggggggggggggggggggggggggggggggggggggggggggggggggggggggggggggggggggggggggggggggggggggggggggggggggggggggggggggggggggggggggggggggggggggggggggggggggggggggggggggggggggggggggggggggggggggggggggggggggggggggggggggggggggggggggggggggggggggggggggggggggggggggggggggggggggggggggggggggggggggggggggggggggggggggggggggggggggggggggggggggggggggggggggggggggggggggggggggggggggggggggggggggggggggggggggggggggggggggggggggggggggggggggggggggggggggggggggggggggggggggggggggggggggggggggggggggggggggggggggggggggggggggggggggggggggggggggggggggggggggggggggggggggggggggggggggggggggggggggggggggggggggggggggggggggggggggggggggggggggggggggggggggggggggggggggggggggggggggggggggggggggggggggggggggggggggggggggggggggggggggggggggggggggggggggggggggggggggggggggggggggggggggggggggggggggggggggggggggggggggggggggggggggggggggggggggggggggggggggggggggggggggggggggggggggggggggggggggggggggggggggggggggggggggggggggggggggggggggggggggggggggggggggggggggggggggggggggggggggggggggggggggggggggggggggggggggggggggggggggggggggggggggggggggggggggggggggggggggggggggggggggggggggggggggggggggggggggggggggggggggggggggggggggggggggggggggggggggggggggggggggggggggggggggggggggggggggaggcggcggcggcggcgggatCGAGTCGGAGGGAGCCAAGATCGACGCCAGCAAGAACGAGGAGGACGAGGGGTGAGCGGCGGGGGCGGGTTGCGTGTCCCGGGCGGGGCCCGGCGCCCCCGGCCCCGTTCGCCGCCCTGTTTGTTTACTTGGCGCCTCGGCGACGTCacgggccgggccgggcggcgGGGGCGGTGTCTGGTCCCGCGGTGTACAAACGGGGTGATGTGCCTCGAACTACAGACCctttttagttatttttcttgttaaCGATGCCTTTTCCATGAGTTGAAGTGCGGTGCGTGCGTGAGGACCGTAACTCGGTGTAGCCGAGTGCTCTGGTTGCAGTCGCAGCCTTGCCCTGTGCTGCAAACATTACAGTGTGTCAGCTAAGTGCCAGAGGCGTCAGGCACCGGGAATTCTTCCCAGCCTGAAACATGCCTCTGCTGCTCACGGAACTTGCTGTCGGGAGGATTGTGTTAGGCGGTGTCCGGACTTGAGAAGTCGGAGTCGAAAAGGCAGGAAGTCGGCGGAGGTTCAGGTTGTgcatcaggaaaaggtttttcacctAGAGGGTGGTTGGGCGCTGGAACAGGCTCTACAGGGAAGTGGTTACAGCACCAAGT
The genomic region above belongs to Ficedula albicollis isolate OC2 chromosome 4, FicAlb1.5, whole genome shotgun sequence and contains:
- the HNRNPDL gene encoding heterogeneous nuclear ribonucleoprotein D-like yields the protein MEDATEMSGGQEEFAEGSKINASKNQQDDGKMFIGGLSWDTSKKDLTEYLSRFGEVVDCTIKTDPVTGRSRGFGFVLFKDAASVEKVLELKEHKLDGKLIDPKRAKALKGKEPPKKVFVGGLSPDTSEEQIKEYFGAFGEIENIELPMDTKTNERRGFCFITYTDEEPVKKLLESRYHQIGSGKCEIKVAQPKEVYRQQQQQQKGGKSNSSGGRGGGRGRGRGQGQNWNQGFNNYYDQGYGNYNSAYSDQSYSGYGGYDYSGYNYPNYGYGPGYTDYSGQQSTYGKASRGGGNHQNNYQPY